GCCGACCGCCGGACTCGATCCAAAGCAGATCATCGAAACGCGTGAGCTCATCAAGCAGCTCGCCGGAAAGCTGGCGATTAAGGAAAAATCAATTGAGGGCGGGCTCATCGCAGAAACTGCTGACGGAACCGTCAGCGTTAATTACACCTATGAGCATTTCCTCGCAGAAATTCAGGAAAAAAACTTGCAAGAGCTGAACACAATACTGTTCGGGTGAACGAGACACGCATGGTATTTGACAAACTGTTTATCGGCGACCATCCGTACACGTACGCACGCGTGTGCGCGATGAAGGGAAAGCTCATCGGTACTGAACAGTATCATCGGATGCTGAAAATGCGCACCAATGAAATCCTCAAATTCCTGCAAGAAACCACATACAAGCGGGAAATTGATGAGATGACCGTCACCCATCTTGGGCTGCGTTCCGCCGAAGCAGTACTCGACAAAAATTTGGTGAGAACGCTGCGCAAGCTCAAGCGCATTTCAGACGGCAACCTCGCCAGTGTTATTACCAAATATCTTGAACGGTACGACATCTACAATCTCAAGACCGTGCTGCGCGGCAAGTTCACCGGAAGTGGAGAAGAAAAAATTGAGCCCATGCTCCTCAACGTGGGAAAAATCAACAAAGCAGTGCTGCTGAACCTCATCAAGCGTGACCATATTGATGATATGATAGGCGAGATTCCGCACATCCTCGGCGCAGGACTCAGTCCTGAATCTGCGCGCGAACTCAGCATACACGTCAAGGCAGCGCGCGATGCATTCAAAAAACACAACAACCTGTTTGAGATTGAAAACGTGCTCGATCACCATTATTATGCAACCATGCTTGAGTTCAGCAAACGCATCGCCGGGCAGGGCGACGTGTTCAAAACATTTTTGCTCCACGAGATTGATGTGCTCAACATCAAAACACTCCTTCGGCTGAAACGCGAAAAAATGCACCCCGCAGAAATTGAAAAGTATCTGATTTTTTCCGGCGCGACGCTGTCACGAGAAACCCTGCGACGCTTGCTGAAAATAAATTCACTTGAAGAACTGGTTGAAGAAATAAAAAAACGAGGATATTGCAAGCGTGTGGACATGGATCGCCTGAAAAAAGAAGGGTCGCTGATAGATATCGAGACACACCTGCAGCATTACCTGCTTGAAAAAGCAAATCTCCTGCTCCATCAGCATCTCCTCACGGTTAACGTGATTTTGGGGTACATGCTGGCTAAGGAAATCGAAGTGAGAAACCTGAAAATACTCATCAAAGGAAAAGGATTGGGCCTGCCTGAAGAATACCTCGGGCGCGAGCTCATCGCGCGGTGAATGATACAATGGACATCAGTGTTGTGGGCGGAAGCGGATTCACCCTTGGATTCATGCTGGCCGGCATCAAAAAAGTGGTGACGGTTGAAGCAGACGAACACGAACCCGGATTCGCTGTGCAGGCAGAAAAAATAGTTGATGACGCGCTGCTGGAGAAAGACACGGGCATTGTCATCATTGATGAAGCGCTCCTGCGCACGCTGAATGAGCGCATGCGCGAAAAAGTGGAGCGCAGTGTGCGCCCGGTTTTTGTGCCGGTGTCAACCGAAGCATCGCAGGAAACCCTGCGCCGGATGATTATCAAGTCGATTGGCGTGGACCTTATGCGCGAATAACAGGGTAACACTCAAAAAAAGACACAACAAAATACCAAATGAATAACAAACAAAACAACATGACACTCAAGGTGAGATAATGGCAAAAATAACCAAGAAAAAAACAAAACAAAAATCATCCTCAACAGCAGCTACGGCAACTACGCGCGTGGTAAGCAGAGGCGTGCTCCAGCGCATTGCCGGACCAGTGGTTGTAGCAAAAAATCTGGCTGCCAGAATGTATGACGTCGTGCGCGTCGGCAACCAGCGCCTGATGGGTGAAGTCATCCAGATTAACAGAGACAAAACAACGATTCAGGTCTATGAAGATACGTCAGGCATCAAGCCCGGCGAACCCGTTGAAAACACCGGCGAACAGCTCTCAGTTGAGCTCGGCCCAGGACTCCTCACGAGCATTTACGACGGCATCCAACGCCCACTTCCGGTGCTCCAGCGTGAGCAAGGCGACTTTATTGAGCGCGGCGTGCACGCACCCGGCCTTGACCACCAGAAGAAGTGGGATTTCAAGCCGACAAAAAAGAAAGGCGACAAAGTCCACGGCGGCGAAGTCATCGGCGAGGTTGAAGAAACTCCCGGCAATATCCACCGCATCATGATTCCACCGAACGTGCTCGGCGCTGACGAAGAAGCGACGATTACTGACATACAGTCAGGAAACCACACGATTGACGAAACCGTGTGCGTCATCGAAAGCCACGGAAAAAAGAAAAATATCCTCATGCATCACCGCTGGCCCGTCCGAAAGGCACGACCGGTTGCAAAAAAACTGGCGCCAACCATTCCCCTTATTACCGGACAGCGCGTGTTTGACGTCTTGTTCCCGTTGGCAAAAGGCGGCACCGGCGCGATTCCCGGGCCGTTCGGCGCAGGAAAAACCGTGTCGCAGCAGCAAATCGCAAAATGGTGCGACGCAAACTTTATTGTCTATGTCGGCTGCGGCGAACGCGGCAATGAAATGACGGAAGTTCTGGTCGAATTCCCGCATCTGAATGACCCGCGCAGCGGCCATCCGCTGATGAACCGCACGGTGCTCATCGCAAACACATCGAATATGCCGGTTGCTGCGCGTGAAGCATCGATTTACGTCGGCGCAACGATTGCGGAATATTTCAGAGACATGGGATATTCCGTTGCAATGATGGCGGACTCAACCAGCAGATGGGCAGAAGCCATGCGTGAAATTTCATCGCGGCTTGAGGAAATGCCCGGAGAAGAAGGATACCCTGCGTACTTATCAACAAGGCTCGCGGAATTTTACGAGCGCGCCGGACGCGTCATTCCCTTATCCGCGCGAAATAGAAAAGACAAAGAGGAAAAAAAGGAAGACAAAGGAAAAGGACGTGGGAAAACAAAAGAAACCGGCGAAGGATCCGTTACCATGATTGGAGCCGTCAGCCCGCCGGGCGGCGACTTTTCAGAGCCCGTCACCCAAAGTACACTGCGTGTCACCAAAACATTCTGGGCGCTGGATGCGAAACTCTCCCAGCGGCGGCATTTCCCGTCGATAAAC
This genomic stretch from Candidatus Woesearchaeota archaeon harbors:
- a CDS encoding V-type ATPase subunit, which codes for MVFDKLFIGDHPYTYARVCAMKGKLIGTEQYHRMLKMRTNEILKFLQETTYKREIDEMTVTHLGLRSAEAVLDKNLVRTLRKLKRISDGNLASVITKYLERYDIYNLKTVLRGKFTGSGEEKIEPMLLNVGKINKAVLLNLIKRDHIDDMIGEIPHILGAGLSPESARELSIHVKAARDAFKKHNNLFEIENVLDHHYYATMLEFSKRIAGQGDVFKTFLLHEIDVLNIKTLLRLKREKMHPAEIEKYLIFSGATLSRETLRRLLKINSLEELVEEIKKRGYCKRVDMDRLKKEGSLIDIETHLQHYLLEKANLLLHQHLLTVNVILGYMLAKEIEVRNLKILIKGKGLGLPEEYLGRELIAR
- a CDS encoding V-type ATP synthase subunit F, with translation MDISVVGGSGFTLGFMLAGIKKVVTVEADEHEPGFAVQAEKIVDDALLEKDTGIVIIDEALLRTLNERMREKVERSVRPVFVPVSTEASQETLRRMIIKSIGVDLMRE
- a CDS encoding V-type ATP synthase subunit A — translated: MVSRGVLQRIAGPVVVAKNLAARMYDVVRVGNQRLMGEVIQINRDKTTIQVYEDTSGIKPGEPVENTGEQLSVELGPGLLTSIYDGIQRPLPVLQREQGDFIERGVHAPGLDHQKKWDFKPTKKKGDKVHGGEVIGEVEETPGNIHRIMIPPNVLGADEEATITDIQSGNHTIDETVCVIESHGKKKNILMHHRWPVRKARPVAKKLAPTIPLITGQRVFDVLFPLAKGGTGAIPGPFGAGKTVSQQQIAKWCDANFIVYVGCGERGNEMTEVLVEFPHLNDPRSGHPLMNRTVLIANTSNMPVAAREASIYVGATIAEYFRDMGYSVAMMADSTSRWAEAMREISSRLEEMPGEEGYPAYLSTRLAEFYERAGRVIPLSARNRKDKEEKKEDKGKGRGKTKETGEGSVTMIGAVSPPGGDFSEPVTQSTLRVTKTFWALDAKLSQRRHFPSINWLTSYSLYLDTLEPWFAQNVASDWKSIVSTMMGILQEEEKLMEIVQLVGSDSLPDKQQLTLEVARMIREFLLQQNAFHEIDTFCTLEKSYLIMKTVLHFNTLAKAALDQGTRMKDIIRMKSKDKISEAKFTKEYDKLLKSVQKDMESEFKLV